The Megachile rotundata isolate GNS110a chromosome 11, iyMegRotu1, whole genome shotgun sequence genome includes a region encoding these proteins:
- the LOC100879609 gene encoding uncharacterized protein LOC100879609, whose product MMSSHQQHPGYGFLSGMDLHSVHHVSQDMNVAGQQTASSQEQHIKRPMNAFMVWSRIQRKKIALDNPKMHNSEISKRLGAEWKLLSDSEKRPFIDEAKRLRAMHMKEHPDYKYRPRRKPKVPVSVVPGKAGSMSPGGFPSFPLPPYFAAPAAPVSHHHHHPHPLDYPPLPPYFGSAFDAVHLSKLVAGSSATGSSSSAAAAAAAAADAANNNAASAAAVVSSFYSGFYTTPTTAGKPYPTTASHLGPLFPTGHHTTAPHPPLMFPSSSATGSGSIVTTTSSPGSSPGSTPIPSSHQQVPTPTTSTTLDLEQLRRPVSVIF is encoded by the coding sequence ATGATGAGCTCTCATCAACAACACCCGGGCTACGGGTTCCTCTCGGGCATGGACCTGCACTCTGTGCACCACGTGAGCCAGGACATGAACGTGGCCGGTCAACAGACGGCGTCGTCGCAGGAGCAACACATCAAGAGGCCCATGAACGCCTTCATGGTCTGGTCGCGTATTCAACGAAAGAAGATCGCTTTGGATAATCCGAAGATGCACAATTCcgagatatcgaaacgattggGTGCCGAGTGGAAGCTGTTATCCGACAGCGAGAAGAGGCCGTTCATCGACGAGGCAAAGCGTCTGCGCGCCATGCACATGAAGGAGCACCCCGACTACAAGTACCGTCCACGAAGGAAACCCAAGGTGCCGGTGTCCGTGGTGCCGGGCAAGGCAGGTTCCATGAGTCCAGGTGGCTTCCCCAGCTTCCCTCTGCCGCCGTATTTCGCTGCACCTGCCGCTCCGGTGTCCCATCACCATCACCATCCGCATCCGCTCGACTATCCGCCTCTGCCGCCGTACTTCGGCTCCGCCTTCGACGCCGTCCACCTAAGCAAGCTGGTGGCCGGAAGCAGCGCCACTGGATCCAGCTCGTCAGCCGCGGCCGCGGCTGCGGCGGCCGCCGACGCGGCGAACAACAACGCGGCATCCGCGGCCGCGGTCGTCAGCAGCTTCTACTCCGGATTCTACACGACGCCGACGACAGCAGGTAAGCCGTACCCGACGACGGCGTCGCACCTGGGGCCTCTGTTCCCGACCGGGCATCACACGACGGCGCCGCATCCGCCTCTGATGTTCCCGTCCTCCTCGGCCACCGGCTCCGGAAGCATCGTCACCACCACCAGCAGCCCGGGAAGCAGTCCAGGCTCCACTCCGATCCCGTCGTCCCATCAGCAGGTGCCAACGCCGACCACCTCGACGACTCTGGACCTCGAGCAACTGCGCAGACCCGTCTCCGTGATATTCTAG